From a region of the Tenggerimyces flavus genome:
- a CDS encoding beta-glucosidase family protein gives MVRKILLAGALALALVPTTMASASPTTSHEPGRVERLLSKLTLDEKLSFVHGLGDPHSMGQSGYLPGVPRLGIPEVRMADGAAGIRVNEPATSMPAPVMLASAFDANLAKKYGAAVGRDGKALGMDVLLGPTTGVIRMPYGGRNFESFSEDPLVSANTVVGHLTGVQSQGVIATTKHYAENNQEANRDGLNVKVGEQALREIELPAFEAAAKAGSGAFMCSYNKVNGTQSCQNDDVLKTILKEEWGFRGRVMSDWEATHSTDSIVHGLDMEMPEGKFMADKLEEAIEKGDLPISALNASVTRILKQYERFGLLDHKPRPKRDQEGNARVAKQVAEQGAVLLKNDRGTLPLKDNDDSIAVIGPTAKTPKFSGGGSGKGNPVSVNAPIDTIAARAGKDRVTYAPGGDLFGAPIPEASLEPKLPMEADGTIGLNPIEPYVGKLTVPEDGDYRVSIRPGPDQLVQLYVDDRNTIGGAYGLGDLSLAMHLAKGQHDLVILPIVGPKPSKMKLGMVTPDETAELIQDAAAVAKQSDQAVVFVYDEESEGADRPGLGLTAYQDDLVSQVAKANPHTTVVLNTCSAISMPWLKGVRAVLDLYYPGEQGAEATAALLFGDVAPGGRLTQTFPASEQQTPVAGDPKRYPGVNKEVDYAEGIEVGYRWYDNHGVKPLFPFGHGLTYTSFDYRHLSVARNPFRGGLEVSLTVRNTGKRAGKAVPQIYLGASPNVQAQQAKRKLVGYQAITLRPGETRRVRIHVDQRQLEYWNAGKHGWQLGTGKRTFHAASSSADLPLTATVQVR, from the coding sequence ATGGTCAGGAAGATCCTGCTCGCCGGCGCGCTCGCGCTGGCCCTCGTTCCCACCACGATGGCCTCGGCCAGCCCCACCACCAGCCACGAACCTGGCCGCGTCGAACGTCTCCTCAGCAAGCTGACGCTCGACGAGAAGCTCTCGTTCGTCCACGGGCTGGGTGACCCGCACAGCATGGGTCAGTCCGGCTATCTGCCCGGCGTGCCACGCCTCGGCATCCCGGAGGTCCGCATGGCCGACGGCGCGGCCGGCATCCGCGTCAACGAGCCGGCCACCTCGATGCCCGCGCCGGTGATGCTCGCGTCGGCGTTCGACGCCAACCTCGCGAAGAAGTACGGCGCCGCCGTCGGCCGCGATGGCAAGGCGCTCGGCATGGACGTGCTGCTCGGCCCGACCACCGGCGTGATCCGGATGCCGTACGGCGGCCGCAACTTCGAGTCGTTCAGCGAGGACCCGCTCGTCTCGGCCAACACCGTCGTCGGCCACCTCACCGGCGTGCAGTCGCAGGGCGTGATCGCGACGACGAAGCACTACGCCGAGAACAACCAGGAAGCCAACCGGGACGGTCTGAACGTCAAGGTCGGCGAACAGGCGCTGCGCGAGATCGAGCTACCCGCGTTCGAGGCGGCGGCGAAGGCCGGCAGCGGCGCGTTCATGTGCTCGTACAACAAGGTCAACGGCACCCAGTCGTGCCAGAACGACGACGTGCTGAAGACGATCCTCAAGGAGGAATGGGGATTCCGCGGCCGGGTCATGTCGGACTGGGAAGCCACGCACTCCACCGACTCGATCGTGCACGGGCTGGACATGGAGATGCCGGAAGGCAAGTTCATGGCCGACAAGCTCGAGGAAGCCATCGAGAAGGGCGACCTCCCGATCTCGGCACTCAACGCCTCGGTGACGAGAATCCTCAAGCAGTACGAGCGATTCGGCCTGCTCGACCACAAGCCGAGGCCGAAGCGCGATCAGGAGGGCAACGCGAGGGTCGCGAAGCAGGTTGCCGAACAGGGCGCCGTCCTACTCAAGAACGACCGCGGCACACTGCCACTGAAGGACAACGACGACAGCATCGCCGTGATCGGCCCGACCGCGAAGACCCCGAAGTTCAGCGGCGGCGGCAGCGGCAAGGGCAACCCGGTCAGCGTGAACGCGCCGATCGACACGATCGCCGCCCGCGCCGGCAAGGACCGCGTGACGTACGCACCGGGCGGCGACCTGTTCGGCGCACCGATCCCCGAGGCGTCGCTCGAGCCGAAGCTCCCGATGGAGGCCGACGGCACGATCGGCCTGAACCCGATCGAGCCGTACGTCGGCAAGCTCACCGTGCCCGAGGACGGCGACTACCGGGTCTCGATCCGGCCCGGCCCCGACCAGCTGGTCCAGCTGTACGTCGACGACCGCAACACGATCGGCGGCGCGTACGGGCTCGGCGACCTGTCGCTCGCGATGCACCTGGCCAAGGGTCAGCACGACCTCGTCATCCTCCCGATCGTCGGCCCCAAGCCCAGCAAGATGAAGCTCGGCATGGTGACGCCGGACGAGACCGCCGAGCTGATCCAGGACGCGGCCGCCGTCGCGAAGCAGTCGGACCAGGCCGTCGTGTTCGTGTACGACGAGGAGAGCGAGGGCGCCGACCGACCTGGCCTCGGCCTCACCGCGTACCAGGACGACCTCGTTTCCCAAGTAGCCAAGGCGAATCCGCACACCACCGTCGTGCTCAATACCTGCTCGGCGATCTCGATGCCGTGGCTGAAGGGCGTACGTGCCGTGCTCGACCTGTACTACCCCGGCGAGCAGGGTGCGGAGGCGACGGCGGCGCTGCTGTTCGGTGACGTCGCGCCGGGCGGGCGGCTGACGCAGACGTTCCCCGCGTCGGAGCAGCAGACGCCGGTCGCCGGCGACCCGAAGCGCTACCCGGGCGTGAACAAGGAGGTCGACTACGCCGAGGGCATCGAGGTCGGCTATCGCTGGTACGACAACCACGGCGTCAAGCCGCTGTTCCCGTTCGGCCACGGGCTCACCTACACGTCGTTCGACTACCGGCATCTCTCGGTCGCCCGGAACCCGTTCCGCGGCGGGCTCGAGGTCTCGCTGACCGTGCGCAACACTGGCAAGCGCGCGGGCAAGGCCGTGCCGCAGATCTACCTCGGCGCGAGCCCGAACGTGCAAGCCCAGCAGGCCAAGCGCAAGCTGGTCGGCTACCAGGCGATCACGCTGCGCCCCGGCGAGACGCGCCGCGTCCGGATCCACGTCGACCAGCGGCAGCTGGAGTACTGGAACGCCGGGAAGCACGGCTGGCAGCTCGGCACCGGCAAGCGCACGTTCCACGCCGCCTCGTCGTCGGCGGACCTGCCGCTGACAGCGACTGTTCAGGTCAGATAG
- a CDS encoding hemerythrin domain-containing protein yields the protein MTASMERTDTSDMIIVHRLFRREFRRAPRLILGVAEGDTERAEFIGSYLADIAAGLHHHHHAEDELLWPKLLERVSLQAELIHRMEGQHERLAVLLGRIDELLPVWRTRAEASVRDELADVIAQASGALDEHLGEEESEILPLVAEHLSPDEWEAIGKRAQEGIPKEGTKPFVALGALLDEASPTERRFMLAKLPLPLRVIYGLIGERIYRRAMTRLVGTAN from the coding sequence ATGACGGCGAGCATGGAGCGCACCGACACGTCGGACATGATCATCGTGCACCGACTGTTCCGGCGGGAGTTTCGCCGGGCGCCACGGCTCATCCTCGGCGTGGCCGAGGGCGACACCGAGCGCGCGGAGTTCATCGGCTCGTACCTGGCCGACATCGCGGCCGGGCTGCACCATCACCACCACGCCGAGGACGAGCTGCTCTGGCCGAAGCTGCTCGAGCGGGTGAGCCTGCAGGCCGAGCTCATCCACCGGATGGAGGGGCAGCACGAACGGCTGGCCGTGCTCCTCGGCCGGATCGACGAGCTGCTGCCTGTGTGGCGTACTCGGGCGGAGGCGTCCGTCCGCGACGAGCTGGCCGACGTGATCGCGCAGGCTTCGGGTGCGTTGGACGAGCACCTGGGCGAGGAGGAGAGCGAGATCCTCCCGCTCGTCGCCGAGCACCTGTCGCCGGACGAGTGGGAAGCGATCGGGAAGCGCGCGCAGGAGGGCATCCCGAAGGAGGGGACGAAGCCGTTCGTCGCGCTGGGAGCGTTGCTGGACGAGGCTTCACCGACCGAGCGGAGGTTCATGCTCGCGAAGCTGCCCCTGCCGCTCCGGGTCATCTATGGCCTGATCGGGGAGCGGATCTACCGCCGCGCGATGACCCGGCTCGTGGGAACTGCAAACTAG
- a CDS encoding anhydro-N-acetylmuramic acid kinase — translation MRVVGLMSGTSYDGIDVAVADLALEGADVVLRPLGALERPHSPEVVALLSGMLPPASTTLADVCRLDTLLGQSFASAAAAGVELVGGADLVVSHGQTVYHWVWSGSVLGTLQLGQPAWIAASTGLPVVSDLRARDIAVGGQGAPLASILDVLLLPPGPSARAALNLGGIANLTVIPPAGDPLAFDVGPANALIDLCARSLLGEPFDRDGAHARAGVVDESWLARLLDHPYFDQPAPKSTGKELFHTGYLGSLPALSAADVLATLTELTARTIATDLAKHAITEVVPSGGGVRNLFLMERLAALAPGVTFRPIDSLGIPSDAKEAYLFALLGFLTFHGLPATVPSCTGASAPSLLGSITPGVGPLRLPPPAPAMPSLLRVVSD, via the coding sequence ATGCGAGTCGTCGGGTTGATGTCGGGAACGTCGTACGACGGGATCGACGTCGCGGTCGCCGACCTCGCTCTCGAGGGCGCCGACGTGGTCCTGCGACCGCTCGGCGCCCTCGAACGTCCGCACTCTCCGGAGGTCGTCGCGCTGCTGTCCGGGATGCTGCCGCCTGCGTCGACGACACTCGCGGACGTGTGCCGGTTGGACACATTGCTCGGGCAGTCGTTCGCTTCGGCGGCTGCCGCCGGGGTCGAGCTGGTCGGGGGCGCGGACCTGGTGGTGTCGCACGGGCAGACCGTCTACCACTGGGTGTGGTCCGGCTCCGTCCTCGGCACGCTGCAGTTGGGCCAGCCCGCGTGGATCGCCGCTTCGACCGGGTTGCCGGTGGTGTCCGACCTGCGCGCGCGTGACATCGCGGTCGGCGGCCAGGGCGCGCCACTTGCCTCGATCCTCGACGTTCTCCTGCTGCCCCCTGGTCCGTCGGCGCGCGCGGCGTTGAACCTCGGCGGCATCGCCAACCTCACCGTGATCCCACCGGCCGGCGACCCGCTCGCCTTCGACGTGGGACCCGCGAACGCCCTGATCGACCTGTGCGCCCGGTCGCTGCTCGGCGAGCCTTTCGACCGCGACGGCGCCCATGCCCGGGCCGGCGTGGTCGACGAGTCGTGGCTCGCGCGGCTGCTCGATCACCCGTACTTCGACCAGCCAGCGCCGAAGTCGACCGGCAAGGAGCTGTTCCACACCGGCTACCTCGGTTCGCTCCCCGCTCTGTCCGCGGCCGACGTCCTGGCCACGCTGACCGAGCTCACCGCGCGGACGATCGCGACCGACCTGGCCAAGCACGCGATCACCGAGGTCGTGCCCTCGGGCGGCGGTGTCCGCAACCTGTTCCTGATGGAGCGGCTGGCGGCGTTGGCTCCGGGGGTGACGTTCCGGCCGATCGACTCGCTGGGGATTCCGTCGGACGCGAAGGAGGCCTACCTGTTCGCCCTGCTGGGCTTCCTGACGTTCCACGGCCTGCCAGCCACCGTGCCGTCCTGTACGGGCGCGTCGGCGCCGTCGTTGTTGGGCAGCATCACGCCCGGCGTCGGCCCGCTTCGTCTCCCGCCTCCGGCCCCGGCGATGCCTTCGCTTCTACGAGTCGTCTCGGATTGA
- the gndA gene encoding NADP-dependent phosphogluconate dehydrogenase codes for MTATADIAVTGLAVMGRNLARNLARHGHVVGLHNRTKARTDELVAQFGSEGTFVAADSLADLVASLKRPRKVIIMVKAGAGTDAVIDELADLLEEGDIVVDGGNAHYADTRRREAALRERGLHFVGTGVSGGEEGALNGPSIMPGGTREAYSTLGPILESIAAVVDGTPCCVHVGADGAGHFVKMVHNGIEYADMQLIAEAYDLMRSLLGRTPAELAEVFQGWNEGDLESFLIEITAEVLATPDPRTGSGALVDVVLDQAEQKGTGRWTVQIALDLGTPVSGIAEAVFARSLSGHAEQRRAAAGVLPGPAGSVTVGEEFVEDVRRALYASKVVAYAQGFDMIRAGAAEYGWDIDLGAMATIWRGGCIIRARFLDRIREAYEKTPDLTSLLVDPYFASAVSEAQEAWRRVVATAAAAGVPAPGFASALAYYDGLRRDRLPASLVQGLRDLFGAHTYKRIDAEGTFHVDWSGDKSEQDAS; via the coding sequence ATGACCGCCACCGCAGATATCGCCGTCACGGGCCTCGCCGTCATGGGGCGCAACCTGGCCCGCAACCTCGCCCGCCATGGCCACGTCGTCGGCCTCCACAACCGCACGAAGGCGCGTACCGACGAACTGGTCGCCCAGTTCGGCTCGGAGGGAACGTTCGTCGCGGCCGACTCGCTCGCCGACCTCGTCGCGAGCCTGAAGCGGCCGCGCAAGGTGATCATCATGGTCAAGGCCGGCGCCGGCACCGACGCGGTGATCGACGAGCTCGCCGACCTGCTCGAAGAGGGCGACATCGTCGTCGACGGCGGCAACGCGCACTATGCCGACACCCGGCGGCGCGAGGCGGCGCTGCGCGAGCGCGGGCTGCACTTCGTCGGCACCGGCGTCTCCGGCGGCGAGGAAGGCGCGCTGAACGGGCCGTCGATCATGCCCGGTGGCACGCGAGAGGCGTACTCCACACTCGGCCCGATCCTCGAGTCGATCGCGGCGGTCGTCGACGGCACGCCATGCTGCGTCCACGTCGGGGCGGACGGCGCGGGGCACTTCGTGAAGATGGTGCACAACGGCATCGAGTACGCCGACATGCAGCTGATCGCCGAGGCGTACGACCTGATGCGGTCGCTGCTCGGTCGTACGCCCGCGGAGCTGGCCGAGGTGTTCCAGGGGTGGAACGAGGGCGACCTCGAGTCGTTCCTCATCGAGATCACCGCCGAGGTGCTGGCGACCCCGGACCCGCGGACCGGGTCGGGCGCGCTGGTGGACGTGGTGCTCGACCAGGCCGAGCAGAAGGGCACCGGCCGATGGACGGTGCAGATCGCGCTGGACCTCGGGACGCCGGTGTCGGGCATCGCGGAGGCGGTGTTCGCGCGGTCGCTGTCGGGCCACGCTGAGCAGCGCCGGGCGGCTGCCGGCGTTCTCCCTGGGCCGGCGGGCTCGGTGACGGTCGGCGAGGAGTTCGTCGAGGACGTGCGGCGGGCGTTGTACGCGTCGAAGGTCGTGGCGTACGCGCAGGGCTTCGACATGATCCGCGCGGGCGCGGCGGAGTACGGCTGGGACATCGACCTCGGCGCGATGGCGACGATCTGGCGTGGAGGCTGCATCATCCGGGCGCGGTTCCTGGACCGGATCCGCGAGGCGTACGAGAAGACGCCGGACCTCACGAGCTTGCTGGTCGACCCGTACTTCGCTTCCGCCGTGTCCGAGGCGCAGGAGGCCTGGCGGCGCGTGGTCGCGACCGCGGCGGCCGCTGGCGTTCCGGCGCCGGGCTTCGCGTCGGCGCTGGCGTACTACGACGGCCTGCGCCGCGACCGGCTGCCGGCCTCGCTGGTGCAGGGGCTGCGGGACCTGTTCGGTGCGCACACGTACAAGCGGATCGACGCGGAGGGCACGTTCCACGTCGACTGGTCCGGCGACAAGAGCGAACAGGACGCCTCCTGA
- a CDS encoding RpiB/LacA/LacB family sugar-phosphate isomerase, translating into MRVSLSSDMPDGIASVLASEITNRGHSVLLHGALTAEDRADWAWSASAAARDVATGHADQAIVCCWTGTGASIAANKVPGVRAALCADAYTATGARKWNDANVLALSVRATSVPLLIEILDAWFAEESSSDQTDDRANIDHVDDI; encoded by the coding sequence ATGCGCGTCTCGCTGTCGTCCGACATGCCGGACGGGATCGCGTCGGTCCTCGCGTCGGAGATCACGAATCGCGGGCACTCGGTGCTGCTCCATGGGGCGCTGACGGCCGAGGACCGCGCCGACTGGGCCTGGAGCGCCTCGGCCGCCGCGCGCGACGTTGCCACCGGCCACGCCGACCAGGCCATCGTCTGCTGCTGGACCGGGACCGGAGCGTCGATCGCGGCCAACAAGGTGCCTGGCGTCCGCGCGGCCCTGTGCGCGGACGCGTACACGGCAACGGGCGCGCGGAAGTGGAACGACGCCAATGTGTTGGCGCTCAGCGTCCGCGCCACCTCCGTGCCGCTGCTGATCGAGATCCTCGACGCCTGGTTCGCGGAGGAGTCATCGTCGGACCAGACCGACGACCGGGCCAACATCGACCACGTCGACGACATCTGA